The nucleotide window CAGCCGCTACCAGGGCCCCCTGGCGCCGGACGGCCTGGCCCTGTACCTGCAGACCTCGCCGGAGTTCGCCATGAAACGGCTGCTGGCGGCCGGTTCGGGCTGCATCTACCAGCTCGGCAAGGTGTTCCGCAACGAGGAGGCCGGCAGCCGCCATAACGCCGAGTTCACCATGCTGGAGTGGTACCGGCTGGATCTGGACCACCACCAGCTGATGGACGAGATCGCCGAGTTGCTGGTCTATGTGGGTGCCTGCCACGGCGAGGCCATCGAAAAGCTCAGCTACAGGGCCGCCTTCGAGCGCCACCTGGGCATCAACCCCCACGACGTGCCCCTGGACGAGCTGCAGGCCCTGTGCCGGCAGCACTGCGGCTACGGCGACCAGGAAACCGACAGGGACAACCTCCTCAACCTGCTGGTGGCCATGGTCATAGAGCCGCAGCTGGGCCAGGCCGGGCCCTGCTTCCTCTACGACTACCCGGCCAGCCAGGCGGCCCTGGCCCGCACCGGCCTGGATGCCGAGGGCAACGCCGTGGCCAGGCGCTTCGAGCTGTTCATCCACGGCATGGAGCTGGCCAACGGCTACCATGAACTCACCGACGCCGTGGAGCAGGAAAGGCGGCTGCTGGCCGAGGCCGAGCAGCGCCGCCGGCTGGGGCGGCCGATCAACAACCCCGACCAGCGCCTGGTGGCGGCCCTCAAGGCCGGGCTGCCGGACTGCGCCGGGGTGGCCCTGGGGGTGGATCGGCTGCTGATGGTGATGCTGGGGGCCGAGCGCATCGACCAGGTGTTGCCCTTCGCCCTGGAACGGGCATGAAAAAGCCCGCTGCGGCGGGCTTTGTTCGCTTCCTCAGGCCGCGCTTGGGGCCTTCCTGTTGTCGAGCAGGCGGTTCACTTCCGATACCACCCGCAGCTTGGCTTCGTTGCGCGCCTTGGGCTGCAGCAGGCGACCGCCGGCAAAGCGGAAGGCGCCGACCGTCTTTATCCAGATCACCCCCTCATAGAAAGCGGTGATGTGCTTGGCGATTTGCTTTGGATTGTACTTGGGAAACTTTCTCACGGCTTAACCTCCCTCAACGTCGCCGGCAATTTATCAGTCCTTCATGACAGTGCCGTTATATGACCGCCCTTTTTGTCCCCGGGTTCTGGCCTTGATCAATTTTGTGGCCTGCTTGGGGCCGTTTTACTTCAGTCTTGTGACGCCGCCAGCAGTTCTGAGTCCTCGTCCAAACCCTGTTCATCCAGATCGGCGGTGCCCAGGGTCTGGCGGGGCAGCTCCTTCTTGACCCTGACCCCCAGGGCCTCGAACTGGCGGGCCTGGCTGATCAGGTTGCCGGTGCCGTGCTTGAGGGTGTTCATGGCCTCGTCATAGCTCTTGCGGGCCCCCACCAGCTGGCCGTCCAGCTTTTCCATCTTTTCCACGAACACCCGCAGCTTGTCGTGGACCTTGGCGGCCCGGTCGGCCAGCTTGCGGGCATTGGCGTTCTGGCGCTCTATGGTCCAGAGGTTGGCCACGGTGCGCAGGGTGGCCAGCAGGGTGCTGGGGGTCACCACCACGATGCGCCGCTCGAAGGCCTCGTTGAACAGCTGCTGGTCATGCTGGAAGGCGGCCAGGAAGGCCGGCTCTATGGGCATGAACAGGAACACGAAGTCCGGCGCCTGCATGCCCTTGAGGCGCGGGTAGTCCTTGTCGCTGAGGCCGCGGATATGGTTGCGCACCGCCTGGATATGGCGGTTGAGAGCGCCCTGGCGGCTGACCTCGTCCTCGGCCTGCACATAGGCCAGGTAGTCGTTCAGGGACACCTTGGAATCGATGATCAGGTGCTTGCCCTCCGGCAGGTGGACGATGAAGTCCGGGCGCCTGTTGTTGCCCTCCTCGTCCTTGAAGTTGGGCTCGCGCTCGTACTCGCTGCCCTTGATCAGGCCCGAGCTTTCCAGGATCCGCTCCACATGCAGTTCGCCCCAGTTGCCCTGCAGCTTCTTGTCGCCCTTGAGGGCCTGGGTCAGGTTGGCCGCCTCGGAAGTGATCTGCTGGTTGAGGTTGAACAGCTGCGTCAGCTGCTCCCTGAGTGCCGCCCGCCCCTCGGACTCCTCCCGGCGGGCCGACTCCACCTTGCTGCGGAAGTCGTTGAGCTGCTCCTTGAAGGGGCTCAGCAGGTGCTCCAGGCGCTCCTTTTGCTGCTGCGAGAAGGCCTTGCCCTTGGCGTCCAGGATCTCGTTGGCCAGTACCTGGAACTCCTGCTTCATGACCGCCTTGTTGTCCTCCAGCAGCTGCTGGGCCTGCTGGGCCTGGCGCTGCTGCTCGTCGAGCCGGGTCTTGAGTTCGCTGAGCTGCTGGACCAGCCTGGTCTCCCGCTGCCGGCCCGCCTCCAGGGCCCGCTCCCGCTCGCCGAGGACCTCCCTGAGTTCGCCGCCGCGCTGCAGCTCCGCCTGCAGCCTGGTCTTGAGCTGCACCAGCTGCTGGCCCTGTTGCTGCTCCTGAGCCTGGAGCTGGTCGAGGCGCTGCTGCAGGGTCGAGGCCGCCTGGCGCGCCAGGGCCAGCCGGCGCCAGGACAGGCCGGTCGTGATCAGGCTGAACAACAGGGCCAGGGCCAGGCCCAGGGAGAGGGGATCCAGTGTCATAGCGCGCACCTAATACTGTTTATTTATCCATTATTACGCTACCGCGCCTTCAAGGCCAGCCTGATAAGCATCTGAATCAAATGCCGTTAATGCTGCCGGCATTTGACGGCCGGTCCTATGCTGGTCGATGATCCCTGCCGACCAATCCCAAGCAAGGAGGCTGCCCATGGGGCGCTTATTGAGTTTCTGGCTGTTGTGCTGCATCAGCGCCCTGGCCTGGGCCAACCCGGCCGACATCTACTTGGACCTGGAACCCAGGGTCATCGATATCGGCCACCAGGAATACCAGGGATCCCGGGCCGCCGTGATCACCGTCAACGTGCCCCTGGCCAGGGACAGGGATCTCGGCAGCTTCCTGGCCATCATGACGGCCCGGGGCAAACCGGACGGCGACTGGATCCTCTCCGACAGCGGCAAGAGCCTCTATTTCCCGCTACTCGAGCCCGACACCAGCTATCAGGTCCATGCCCTGAAGGGACTGCCCTTCGTCAATGGCAGGGCCCTGGCCGCCGACAAGAGCGCCAACTTCAAGACCCCGGACATGCCGCCGCTGCTGGCCTTTGCCAGCAAGGGCAACCTGCTGGCCGACCGGCTCACCGAGGGCCTGCCTGTGGTGGCCACCAACGTCGACCAGGCCGACGTGGACTTCTACCGCCTCAAGGAAGGCAGCCTGACCGACTTCATCCGCCGCTTCGGCCGCAAGGCCCAGCTGTCCCTCTGGGAGTCGGAGCGGGCCCTGAAGATGGCGGAGCTGGTCTACAGCGGCCGCTTCGCACTGGAGCTGCCCGCCAATACCAGGGCCACCCGCTACCTGCCCCTGGACGACATAGCGCCCCTCAAGGAGGGCGGCATCTACCTGGCCCTGCTGCGCCGGCCCGGGGTGCCCAGCTACAACAGCCCCATGGCCTGGTTCTCCATCTCCGATCTGGGCCTGCACCTGCGCCAGTACCAAGACCGCATCGAGGCCTATGTGGCTTCCCTGGCCAGCGCCAGGGCCCTCCAGGACGTGGAGCTGAGCCTGCTGGACAACAACGGCAAGACCCTGGCCTCGGCCCGCAGCGATCACCAGGGGCGGGCGTCCTTTACGGCCGGCTGGCAGGGCAACAACCCGCCCCAGCTGCTGCTGGCCCGCCAGGGTAACCAGGCCAGCCTGGTCAAGCTGTTCGGGCCGGCCCTGGATCTGTCCGACTTTGCCCTTGGCCAGCGCCGGCACCAGGACCAGGAGCTGTTCATCTACGGCCCCCGGGATCTGTACCGCCCCGGCGAGGAGCTGATCGTCAGCGCCCTGCTCAGGGACGGCGACGGCAAGGCCGTGCCCGGGATACCGCTGCAGTTCCAGCTGCTGCGCCCGGACGGCCGCAAGGTCGCCGAGCAGCGCCTGGCCGCCTCCGAGCTGGGCTACTACCAGGGCCGCTTCCCGCTCGGCGCCGATGCCGCCACCGGCAGCTGGCAGATCAGGGTGCGGCTGCCGGACGGCAGTCAGCAGAGCTGGCCCTTCAAGGTCGAGGAATTCCTGCCCGAGCGCCTGGCCCTGACCCTGGCCGGGCCTAAGACCCTGGCGCCGGGCGAGCCCCTGGCCCTGGCGGTGCAGGGCGACTACCTCTACGGCGCCCCGGCCGGCGGCAACAAGCTGCAGTCCCGGCTCTTTATCCAGCCCCTGCGCCATCCCTTCGAAGCCTTCAAGGACTTTTACTTCGGCGACGTCACCGACAAGCAGCTCAGCCAGCGCCATGAGCTGGACGAGGTGCGCCTGGACGAGCAGGGCCGGGCCGAGATCATGCCCGAGCCCCACTGGCAGGACCTCAAAAGCCCGGTCAGCATCAGCCTGTTCGAGAGCCTGCTGGAAAGCGGCGGCCGCGCCGTCAGCCGGCAACACGTCAGCCAGTTCCTGCCGGCCACGCAGCTGGTGGGGATCAAGCCCCTGTTCGAGGACGATCGCAGCCCCCATGACAGCCTGGCCGGCTTCGAGCTGGTGGTCACCGACGGCAGCCAGCCCCTGGCCGCAGGGGATCTCGAGGTCCGCCTGATCTGGAACCGCCACGACTACCACTGGTTCTGGTCCGACAGCGAGGGCTGGCGCAGCGACTACAGCATCAAGAGCCTGCCGGTATTCGAGCAAAGCCTGGCCGTGGCCCGGGGCGAGGTGGCCAAGCTGCAGGTGCCGGTGGAATGGGGCTCCTACCGCCTGGAGGTGCGCAACCCGGCCACCGGCCTGATCAGCAGCTACGACTTCCACGCCGGCTGGAAGCGCCAGGACAGCCTGGCCACCAAGCCGGATCAGATCAGCATCGACCTGGACCAGGCCGCCTACGGCCCCGGCGACCAGGCCCAGTTGCTGATCAAGGCCCCCAGGGCCGGCCGCGGCTTCCTGGTGGTGGAGGGGGATAGGCCCCTGTACTGGCGCCCCATCCAGGTGGATGAGCAGGGCACCCCGGTGATCCTGCCCATGGATCCGGCCTGGGCCCGCCATGACCTCTATGTGTCCGTGGTGCTGGTGCAGCCCGGCACGGACCGGGAAGACGGCAAGCTGCCCAGGCGCATGGTCGGCATCCGTCACCTGCCCCTGGATCGGGAGGCCCGCCGCCTCAAGGTGGCCATCCTGGCCCCGGACAAGAGCCTGCCGGAGCGGGAGCTGGTAACCCGGGTCCAGGTCGATGGTGCCCAGGGCCAGGTGCACCTGACCCTGGCCGCCGTCGACCTGGGCGTGCTCAACATCACCCGCTTCCAGACCCCGGATCCCTTCGGGCATTTCTTCGGCCAGCGCCGCCATGGCGTCGACCTGCGCGACAGCTTCGCCGATCTCATCGAAGGTGAAGACGGCGCCCTGGCCAGGCTGCGCTTTGGCGGTGACAGCGCCGCCGCCGGCGGCCTGCAGCCGCCCAGCCAGGTGCAGATAGTGTCGCTGTTCTCCGGCGAGGTGAACCTGGACGCCACGGGCCAGGCCGAGATCCCCCTGCAGTTGCCCGATTTCAACGGCCGGCTGCGGCTGATGGCGGCGGCCTTCTCGGCGGATGCCTTCGGCAGTGCCGAACAGGAAGTGACGGTGGCGGCGCCCCTGGTCACCCAGCTGGCCAAGCCCCGTTTCCTGGCCAACGGCGACCACAGCCAGCTGACCCTGGATCTGCACAACCTCAGCGGCCAGCCCCAGCAGCTGTCGCTCCAGCTGGAGCTGGGCAGCGGCCTGACCTTCGACCAGGGTGAGCACAAGCTCACCAGAGCGCTGCGCCTGGACGACCAGCAGAAGCAGACCCTGGTGCTGCCGGTACAGGCCCAGGACAGCTTTGGCGAGGTGCCCATCCGCCTGATCCTGGACGGCATCCAGGTCGATGGTGAGGACATGACACTGAGCCGGGACTGGGCCCTGGGCGTTCGTCCGGCCTGGCCTGCCACCCCCAGCCAGTTCAGCCAGCTGCTGGCCCCGGGCGCGCGCTTCCAGCTGCCCCGGGACGCCATGAGCGAACTGCTGCCGGCCACCCTTCGCGGCTCCCTGGCGGTGTCGCCCCTGCCGGCCCTGGACGTCGCCTCCCAGGTGCGCGCCCTCAAGGCCTATCCCTACGGCTGCCTGGAGCAGACCACCAGCGGCGTGTTCGGTCAGCTCTACCTGGATGACGACAAGCTGGCGGCCCTGAACCTCAAGGGCAGCACCGAGATCGCCCGCCGCGAGGCCATTCAGATCGCCATTTCCAGGTTGATGGGCATGCAGAAGGGCAGCGGCGGCTTTGGCCTCTGGGGCGATCGCAGCCGCGAGGAATACTGGCTGACCCCCTATGTGGCCGACTTCCTGGTCCGCGCCCGGGAGCTGGGCCATCCGGTGCCGGAAGACAACCTCAAGCGCGCCCTGGATCGCCTCCGCGAGTACCTGCTGGGCCAGGTCAGCATCAGCCCCTATTACGGCGGTCACCAGTCCCAACGCCGCTTCGCCGCCAAGGCCTATGCCGCCCAGGTGCTGGCCCGGCTCAACCAGGCGCCGCTGGGCAGCCTGCGTACCCTCTTCGATCACCACCGCCAGGAGGCCACCCCGCTGGCCCTGCTGCAGCTGGGCCTGGCCCTGAGCGACATGGGCGACCACCAGCGTGGCGACCAGGCCGTGGCACAGGCCCTGGCCGGCCTGGCCAGGCCCAACTTCGATACCAGCGATTACGGCTCCCACGAGCGGGATCTGGCCCTGGCCCTGTTCTGGCTCACCGAGCGCGGCGGCAACAGCCAGTGGCGGCCGCTGCTGGTGCGCCTCTATCAGGATCTGGGCCATCGCAACTGGTACAGCACCCAGGAGCGCAACGCCCTGGTGCTGGCGGCACTGGCCGTGCAGGGCCGCCAGGATGACGGTGCCGAGCCGCTGGACTTCGCCCTGGCCTGGCAGGACAAGCAGCAAAGCTACCGGCAGCGCCACGCCAGCCTGCCGGTGGTGCCGGCCATGGCCGGGCTGACCCTGACCAACCAGGGCCAGCAGGAGCTCTACTTCGACCTGCGCCTGAGCGGTTACGGGCGAAAAGCCAGGCCGGTCATAGACGAAGGCCTGGCGGTCAGGCGCCGCTACTTCGACGAAACCGGCAAGGCCATCAGCCTGGACAGGCTCAAACCCGGGCAACTGCTGCTGGTGGAGCTGCGCATCAGTGCCGAGCAGGACACCCCCCACGCCCTGGTGGTGGATCTGCTGCCGGCCGGCCTGGAGCTGGAAAACCAGAACCTGGAGGACGCCCTGTCCCTGGACAAGGTGCGCATCGACGGTAAGGCCCTCAGGCCCAGCACCAGGGCCATCAGGCACCAGGAATACCGGGACGACCGCTATGTGGCCGCCATCGATCAGCGCCGCCATCGCAGCACCGTGCTCTACTACCTGGCCAGGGCCGTGACCCCGGGCCGCTATCTGGTGCCGCCCACCTTCGTGGAGGACATGTACCGGCCCTGGCTGCGCTACCAGGGTGACGACGCCGCTACCCTGACCGTCGAGTCGCCCTGATGAAGAAGGCCCTGGCCGGCCTGCTGCTGGCCCTGGTCCTGCCCTGGGGCTTGGACAGGGCCTTCCCCCTGCCCGAGCCCAAGGCCATGGGCCAGGTGGTCACCGACCGCCAGGGCCGGCCCCTGCGCAGCTTCGCCGACGACGAGGGGGTCTGGCGCTACCCGGTCTCGCCGGAGCAGGTGGCCCCCGTCTACCTGGAACTGCTGCTGGCCTACGAGGACAGGTGGTTCCATCATCACCCCGGCATCAACCCCCTGGCCATGGCCAGGGCGGCCTGGCAGAACCTGAGCAGCGGCCGCATCGTTTCCGGCGGCTCCACCCTGACCATGCAGGTGGCGCGGCTGCTGGATCCCCACGACCGTACCTTGGCCGGTAAGCTCAAGCAGGTGCTGCGGGCACTGCAGCTGGAATGGCACCTGGACAAGGAGCAGATCCTCGGCCTGTACCTGGATCTGGCCCCCTTCGGTGGCACCCTGTCCGGCGTCCAGGCGGCCAGTTACAGCTATTTCGGCAAGGACGCCGGCGAGCTCTCCGATGCCGAGGCGGCCCTGCTGGCGGTGCTGCCGCAAAGGCCCAGTGCCCTGCGCCCGGACCGCCATCCCCAGCGGGCCAGGCAGGCCAGGGACAAGGTGCTGGATAGGATGCTGGCGTTGGGACTCTGGCCCAGCGAGCGGGTCGAGGCCGCCAAGCTGGAGCCTGTGGTCACCCTCAATCTCAGGCCCCGGATCCACGCCCCCCTGCTGGCCCGGCGCCTGCGGGAACAATGCCCCGGCTGCCGTCGCATACCCACCACCCTGGACGGCGACCTGCAGCGGCAACTGGAAGCCATGCTGAGGGACCATATCCGGGCCAGGCCGGCCAACAGCTCGGCTGCCATCCTGGTGGTCGACAACAGCGACATGGCGGTGCTGGCCTACCTGGGCTCGGCGGACTTCGCCGACCCCGGCCGCTTCGGCCATGTGGACATGGTCGGCGCCATGCGCAGCCCCGGCTCCACCCTGAAACCCTTCCTGTTCGGCCGCGCCCTGGACGCAGGGCTGATCCACTCCGCTTCCCTGCTGGCCGATATCCCCCGTCACCAGGACAGCTACCGCCCCGGCAATTTCGGCGGCGGCTTCAGTGGCCCGGTCAGTGCCGCCAGGGCCCTGCAGCAGTCCCTGAACCTGCCGGCGGTGCAGTTGCTGGAACACTATGGCCCGGCGCGGCTGGCCGCCAACCTGCGCAATGCCGGCCTGCCCCTGACGGGCCCT belongs to Gallaecimonas sp. GXIMD4217 and includes:
- the epmA gene encoding EF-P lysine aminoacylase EpmA codes for the protein MSQDWRPSAPIANLKKRAELLARIRAFFAARQVMEVDTQLLSQGSIADLHIEVMTSRYQGPLAPDGLALYLQTSPEFAMKRLLAAGSGCIYQLGKVFRNEEAGSRHNAEFTMLEWYRLDLDHHQLMDEIAELLVYVGACHGEAIEKLSYRAAFERHLGINPHDVPLDELQALCRQHCGYGDQETDRDNLLNLLVAMVIEPQLGQAGPCFLYDYPASQAALARTGLDAEGNAVARRFELFIHGMELANGYHELTDAVEQERRLLAEAEQRRRLGRPINNPDQRLVAALKAGLPDCAGVALGVDRLLMVMLGAERIDQVLPFALERA
- a CDS encoding DUF1107 family protein, with translation MRKFPKYNPKQIAKHITAFYEGVIWIKTVGAFRFAGGRLLQPKARNEAKLRVVSEVNRLLDNRKAPSAA
- the rmuC gene encoding DNA recombination protein RmuC produces the protein MTLDPLSLGLALALLFSLITTGLSWRRLALARQAASTLQQRLDQLQAQEQQQGQQLVQLKTRLQAELQRGGELREVLGERERALEAGRQRETRLVQQLSELKTRLDEQQRQAQQAQQLLEDNKAVMKQEFQVLANEILDAKGKAFSQQQKERLEHLLSPFKEQLNDFRSKVESARREESEGRAALREQLTQLFNLNQQITSEAANLTQALKGDKKLQGNWGELHVERILESSGLIKGSEYEREPNFKDEEGNNRRPDFIVHLPEGKHLIIDSKVSLNDYLAYVQAEDEVSRQGALNRHIQAVRNHIRGLSDKDYPRLKGMQAPDFVFLFMPIEPAFLAAFQHDQQLFNEAFERRIVVVTPSTLLATLRTVANLWTIERQNANARKLADRAAKVHDKLRVFVEKMEKLDGQLVGARKSYDEAMNTLKHGTGNLISQARQFEALGVRVKKELPRQTLGTADLDEQGLDEDSELLAASQD
- a CDS encoding alpha-2-macroglobulin, with the translated sequence MGRLLSFWLLCCISALAWANPADIYLDLEPRVIDIGHQEYQGSRAAVITVNVPLARDRDLGSFLAIMTARGKPDGDWILSDSGKSLYFPLLEPDTSYQVHALKGLPFVNGRALAADKSANFKTPDMPPLLAFASKGNLLADRLTEGLPVVATNVDQADVDFYRLKEGSLTDFIRRFGRKAQLSLWESERALKMAELVYSGRFALELPANTRATRYLPLDDIAPLKEGGIYLALLRRPGVPSYNSPMAWFSISDLGLHLRQYQDRIEAYVASLASARALQDVELSLLDNNGKTLASARSDHQGRASFTAGWQGNNPPQLLLARQGNQASLVKLFGPALDLSDFALGQRRHQDQELFIYGPRDLYRPGEELIVSALLRDGDGKAVPGIPLQFQLLRPDGRKVAEQRLAASELGYYQGRFPLGADAATGSWQIRVRLPDGSQQSWPFKVEEFLPERLALTLAGPKTLAPGEPLALAVQGDYLYGAPAGGNKLQSRLFIQPLRHPFEAFKDFYFGDVTDKQLSQRHELDEVRLDEQGRAEIMPEPHWQDLKSPVSISLFESLLESGGRAVSRQHVSQFLPATQLVGIKPLFEDDRSPHDSLAGFELVVTDGSQPLAAGDLEVRLIWNRHDYHWFWSDSEGWRSDYSIKSLPVFEQSLAVARGEVAKLQVPVEWGSYRLEVRNPATGLISSYDFHAGWKRQDSLATKPDQISIDLDQAAYGPGDQAQLLIKAPRAGRGFLVVEGDRPLYWRPIQVDEQGTPVILPMDPAWARHDLYVSVVLVQPGTDREDGKLPRRMVGIRHLPLDREARRLKVAILAPDKSLPERELVTRVQVDGAQGQVHLTLAAVDLGVLNITRFQTPDPFGHFFGQRRHGVDLRDSFADLIEGEDGALARLRFGGDSAAAGGLQPPSQVQIVSLFSGEVNLDATGQAEIPLQLPDFNGRLRLMAAAFSADAFGSAEQEVTVAAPLVTQLAKPRFLANGDHSQLTLDLHNLSGQPQQLSLQLELGSGLTFDQGEHKLTRALRLDDQQKQTLVLPVQAQDSFGEVPIRLILDGIQVDGEDMTLSRDWALGVRPAWPATPSQFSQLLAPGARFQLPRDAMSELLPATLRGSLAVSPLPALDVASQVRALKAYPYGCLEQTTSGVFGQLYLDDDKLAALNLKGSTEIARREAIQIAISRLMGMQKGSGGFGLWGDRSREEYWLTPYVADFLVRARELGHPVPEDNLKRALDRLREYLLGQVSISPYYGGHQSQRRFAAKAYAAQVLARLNQAPLGSLRTLFDHHRQEATPLALLQLGLALSDMGDHQRGDQAVAQALAGLARPNFDTSDYGSHERDLALALFWLTERGGNSQWRPLLVRLYQDLGHRNWYSTQERNALVLAALAVQGRQDDGAEPLDFALAWQDKQQSYRQRHASLPVVPAMAGLTLTNQGQQELYFDLRLSGYGRKARPVIDEGLAVRRRYFDETGKAISLDRLKPGQLLLVELRISAEQDTPHALVVDLLPAGLELENQNLEDALSLDKVRIDGKALRPSTRAIRHQEYRDDRYVAAIDQRRHRSTVLYYLARAVTPGRYLVPPTFVEDMYRPWLRYQGDDAATLTVESP
- the pbpC gene encoding penicillin-binding protein 1C produces the protein MKKALAGLLLALVLPWGLDRAFPLPEPKAMGQVVTDRQGRPLRSFADDEGVWRYPVSPEQVAPVYLELLLAYEDRWFHHHPGINPLAMARAAWQNLSSGRIVSGGSTLTMQVARLLDPHDRTLAGKLKQVLRALQLEWHLDKEQILGLYLDLAPFGGTLSGVQAASYSYFGKDAGELSDAEAALLAVLPQRPSALRPDRHPQRARQARDKVLDRMLALGLWPSERVEAAKLEPVVTLNLRPRIHAPLLARRLREQCPGCRRIPTTLDGDLQRQLEAMLRDHIRARPANSSAAILVVDNSDMAVLAYLGSADFADPGRFGHVDMVGAMRSPGSTLKPFLFGRALDAGLIHSASLLADIPRHQDSYRPGNFGGGFSGPVSAARALQQSLNLPAVQLLEHYGPARLAANLRNAGLPLTGPGAVRPNLSLILGGVGSNLEGLVSLYSALANRGQAGVLRFRPDDPGKQRYLMSPGAAWITWDTLRQPEDRQLAHFSGRRWPLAWKTGTSYGFRDAWAIGVSPSWTIGVWTGRPDGSPSPGQHGRADAAPLLFQVYERLGNSQQEKPLPRPGNVSRAEICWPLGTRGEDRANGEGNCLQRLDAWLLDGNTPRTLSLQTEGIPQPNPLPIWVDANGQRLLAGCPGRRQRRFQALWPNALEPWLPARWRRQVLLPPLAKDCDGLAKQAPPLRILGVDNELLLQQAGPNAPMPSLSLRFQGGSGRGHWYINGQAIGASPANGQLLWQFEHPGRYQLTLVDEAGNLDMKTIRIAAWRS